Proteins encoded in a region of the Micropterus dolomieu isolate WLL.071019.BEF.003 ecotype Adirondacks linkage group LG09, ASM2129224v1, whole genome shotgun sequence genome:
- the LOC123975957 gene encoding G2/M phase-specific E3 ubiquitin-protein ligase-like isoform X1, producing the protein MQHPSRSPNFTITTHLTSDQTFNRFQDPRPQINVPVTATAQASCSNQQEDQASSSQPSMSEQNPIQWQNDYGTYINLINETSDVDDDDDLYSAIIASVEDKTRPKEHIPITQILSELSDKIDNLQVCQFNINRSAVLDGAIRGFRRLSYDPTKKMSVKFSDDRGTTEEAVDLGGPRREFLRLLMEALVKSEMFEGPDGHLNLALSSSAVREDRYFIPGRAIAVSLVHGGPPPCFFSGTLFACIAEEPDACRPVLEDIADLELHRKLKDVSEAKTLEELRQLTEPLTDYLATAGCLRHLTSLVDKDKLLEDVLMFQVVPRVRGPLERPAKLGDNLSFATGCNVMPPIGFSPKPSVEFQRGRYPIANTCVNCLIPLHRSYEDFKSNMDFAIRNTQAFGME; encoded by the exons ATGCAGCACCCATCAAGAAGTCCAAACTTTACCATCACAACCCACCTCACAAGTGACCAGACCTTTAATCGTTTTCAAGACCCCAGACCCCAAATCAATGTACCAGTCACTGCAACTGCCCAGGCTTCATGCAGCAACCAACAGGAAGACCAGGCTTCTTCATCACAGCCCTCTATGAGTGAACAGAACCCAATTCAATGGCAAAATGATTATGGAACATACATCAACCTCATAAATGAGACATCAGAtgtagatgatgatgatgacctGTACAGTGCTATCATTGCCAGTGTTGAGGATAAGAC GCGGCCAAAAGAACACATCCCCATTACTCAAATTCTGAGTGAACTCAGTGACAAAATTGATAACCTGCAAGTGTGCCAGTTCAACATCAATCGTTCTGCAGTCCTCGATGGAGCAATAAGGGGGTTCAGACGGCTCTCCTATGACCCAACTAAGAAGATGTCCGTAAAGTTTTCCGATGACAGGGGAACCACGGAAGAAGCTGTGGACCTCGGAGGCCCTCGCAGAGAGTTTCTGCGCCTGCTGATGGAAGCACTGGTAAAGTCAGAAATGTTTGAAGGACCAGATGGACACCTCAACTTGGCTCTCAGTTCCTCTG CTGTGCGAGAGGACAGGTATTTCATTCCCGGCAGAGCAATTGCTGTCAGCCTGGTGCATGGTGGCCCCCCACCATGTTTCTTCTCGGGAACACTGTTTGCCTGCATAGCAGAGGAACCTGATGCATGCAGGCCTGTGCTAGAGGACATCGCAGACCTGGAACTCCATAGAAAACTGAAAGAT GTTTCTGAAGCCAAAACACTGGAGGAGTTGCGACAGCTGACAGAACCGCTTACTGACTACCTGGCCACTGCTGGCTGCTTGAGACATCTTACAAGCCTGGTTGACAAGGACAAACTGTTGGAAGATGTTCTGATGTTTCAGGTGGTTCCGCGTGTCCGTGGTCCCTTGGAAAG ACCGGCAAAGCTGGGAGATAACCTGTCATTTGCAACAGGATGCAACGTGATGCCACCCATCGGGTTTTCTCCTAAACCCTCAGTGGAATTCCAGAGAGGGAGATACCCGATAGCAAACACATGTGTAAACTGTCTTATACCTCTTCATCGATCCTATGAGGATTTCAAAAGTAACATGGACTTTGCAATCCGAAACACTCAAGCTTTTGGAATGGAGTAA
- the LOC123975957 gene encoding G2/M phase-specific E3 ubiquitin-protein ligase-like isoform X2, giving the protein MQHPSRSPNFTITTHLTSDQTFNRFQDPRPQINVPVTATAQASCSNQQEDQASSSQPSMSEQNPIQWQNDYGTYINLINETSDVDDDDDLYSAIIASVEDKTRPKEHIPITQILSELSDKIDNLQVCQFNINRSAVLDGAIRGFRRLSYDPTKKMSVKFSDDRGTTEEAVDLGGPRREFLRLLMEALVKSEMFEGPDGHLNLALSSSAVREDRYFIPGRAIAVSLVHGGPPPCFFSGTLFACIAEEPDACRPVLEDIADLELHRKLKDVSEAKTLEELRQLTEPLTDYLATAGCLRHLTSLVDKDKLLEDVLMFQVVPRVRGPLESPGTLTAELKDDLFDIR; this is encoded by the exons ATGCAGCACCCATCAAGAAGTCCAAACTTTACCATCACAACCCACCTCACAAGTGACCAGACCTTTAATCGTTTTCAAGACCCCAGACCCCAAATCAATGTACCAGTCACTGCAACTGCCCAGGCTTCATGCAGCAACCAACAGGAAGACCAGGCTTCTTCATCACAGCCCTCTATGAGTGAACAGAACCCAATTCAATGGCAAAATGATTATGGAACATACATCAACCTCATAAATGAGACATCAGAtgtagatgatgatgatgacctGTACAGTGCTATCATTGCCAGTGTTGAGGATAAGAC GCGGCCAAAAGAACACATCCCCATTACTCAAATTCTGAGTGAACTCAGTGACAAAATTGATAACCTGCAAGTGTGCCAGTTCAACATCAATCGTTCTGCAGTCCTCGATGGAGCAATAAGGGGGTTCAGACGGCTCTCCTATGACCCAACTAAGAAGATGTCCGTAAAGTTTTCCGATGACAGGGGAACCACGGAAGAAGCTGTGGACCTCGGAGGCCCTCGCAGAGAGTTTCTGCGCCTGCTGATGGAAGCACTGGTAAAGTCAGAAATGTTTGAAGGACCAGATGGACACCTCAACTTGGCTCTCAGTTCCTCTG CTGTGCGAGAGGACAGGTATTTCATTCCCGGCAGAGCAATTGCTGTCAGCCTGGTGCATGGTGGCCCCCCACCATGTTTCTTCTCGGGAACACTGTTTGCCTGCATAGCAGAGGAACCTGATGCATGCAGGCCTGTGCTAGAGGACATCGCAGACCTGGAACTCCATAGAAAACTGAAAGAT GTTTCTGAAGCCAAAACACTGGAGGAGTTGCGACAGCTGACAGAACCGCTTACTGACTACCTGGCCACTGCTGGCTGCTTGAGACATCTTACAAGCCTGGTTGACAAGGACAAACTGTTGGAAGATGTTCTGATGTTTCAGGTGGTTCCGCGTGTCCGTGGTCCCTTGGAAAG CCCTGGGACCCTGACTGCTGAACTTAAGGATGACCTGTTTGACATAAGATAG